The Salirhabdus salicampi DNA segment TTGAGTTTGCGATTGGTCCCATACCTACAGTAAACATGTGGTGGGCCCATACCATAAACCCTAAAAACGCAATTAATACGGTAGCAAATACCATTGATGAATATCCGAATAAACGTTTCTTCGAGAACGTTGTTAAAATATCACTAAAGATACCAAAGGCCGGTAGAATTAGGATATACACCTCGGGGTGTCCAAATATCCAAAAGATGTGTTCCCAAATCACTTCGTTCCCACCAAAATCTGATAAGAAGAACTTACCGCCAAACAGTCGGTCAAATGTTAAGAAGAATAAACCGATTGTTAGTGCTGGGAAAGCAAAAAGAATAAGTACACTTGCCACGAATGTTGTCCATGTAAACAGTGGCATACGCATATATGTCATACCCGGTGCACGCATATTAATGATGGTAACCATAAAGTTAATACCTGCCATTAACGTACCAAAACCGGAAATCTGTAATCCTAGTGCATAAAAGTCAACACCATGTCCAGGTGATAATACGGATAATGGAGCATAAGCAGTCCAACCTGCGTCAGGTGCTCCTCCTAGGAACCATGCACAATTAAGTAAAATTCCTCCAAATACAAATAACCATAAACCTAATGCGTTTACAAATGGAAACGCTACGTCACGAGCACCAATTTGTAACGGTACTACTGCGTTCATTAGTGCAAACAACAACGGCATAGCCGCTAAGAAAATCATTGTTGTTCCGTGCATTGTTAAAATTTCATTGTAGAATTGTGCACTGACAAAATTATTGTCAGGTGCGATTAGCTGGATACGAATGAGCATAGCTTCTAATCCACCTAATAGGAAGAAAAACCCTCCACCTATTAGATATAAAATGGCAATTTTTTTATGGTCAACTGTTGTTAAGTAGTCCCATAAAACGGCGCCGAAGCCACGCTTTTGAGCTGTAGCTTTACTCACGCTAAGAACCTCCCTTAAACAATGATAACCTTTCGAACAAATTGTTCAGAAGATTATTCTTCTGTATTATTTTCGCTTTCTTCTTCATTTTCTGTATCATCTGTTTCTTCTTCGGTTTCTTCAGTATCTTCTGTTTCAGTTGTATCTTCTTCTTTATCTTTCGCTTTCAAGTACACCCCATCTTCTGCAGATTCTGGGCCGATATCACTTGGTTTTAGCGTCATTAAGTATTCAGCAATCTTTTCTGCCTCTTCATAACTTGGCATTGGATAATTGTTCGTCATACGGTTACCCGGTTTGAACTTTTCAGGATTTAAAATCCATTCAATTAAGTTCTCCTCGTTGTACTCAATTACACCCGCAATTGTAGTACGTTGACCAAAGTTGGTAACATTTGGACCAACCGCTGATGGAGATGAACCTATCGCATGACATGCAATACAGCTATTTTCTTCAAACAACTCTTTACCTTCAGCTGCTGTAGGACTAAGTGTATCTTCATCTGCTGCAACATTGACATTTTGCATATCTTCTACCCATTGATCAAATTCTCCAGGACTTACTGCAATTACTTTAAAGTCCATAATGGAGTGTGAAGGTCCACATAATTCTGCACATTTCCCCCAGTAAATACCTTCCTGGTATGCATGAAGGAACATTTCGTTATCACCGGCTCCTGGATTCGTATCCATCTTACCAGAAATAGATGGCACCCAGAACGAGTGAATTACGTCGTTTGATTTCATTGTTAGATATACACGTTGATCAGTAGGAATATATAAATCCTGACTAGTCTGAATATCTAAATTTTGATAATTGAAATGCCACCAATACTGGTTCCCTGTTACCTCAATCCATAGTGCATCTTCATCTACATTTCCTTCTTCGGTAGTAGGGGTTGTATCGGATAGCGCAAATGTGTACTGTACGGTTGGTACAGCAAGAATAAGTAATAAAATAATTGGAATAACAGTCCATAACGTTTCCAACAAGTGACTTCCCTCAGTTTGTTTCGGAATGAAGTCCTCTTGTCCTTTCTTTTGACGGAAACGGACTAAAACTATGGTATAAATAACCATTACAACAACGAAGACGAAGACCATAATTCCGATACTTAATAGCATTAAGTCGTAAATCATTTCTGATCCTTCACCTTTCGGTTGCAAGGCGCTTAAGTATGGCTTTCCACACCCTGAGAGCAGCAATGCTAAACCACTTACTAAAAATAGAGCGCGAAAACGTCCCATCCATCCTTTCATTGGGTTGATACCTCTCTTTCTCTTTTTAAGTGTTCAATGTATTTTGGTGAATAAATATATATAACCAGGAAAACGAATTTCGTTTTCCTGATGTATGAATGAATTTTAAAATCCTGGTATCGTCACAAGAATCATGGCAAAAAAGAAAATCATTAAATAGTTAAGTGAATAAATGAACATCCACTTTGCCCATTTCAAATCGTCTTTCATAAAAAAGCCATAAATAGATAGTACGAGCCACCCAACATTTAGCAATGAAGCGAGTATGAGGAAAAACATTCCTAATGACCCTAAATAAAATGGTAATGGCAGTAAACAAGCAATGTAAACAGCTATTTGTCTTTTCGTAATTGGAAAACCGTGTACGACAGGTAGCATTGGGATACCAGCGTCACGATATTCCTTTGTTTTCATCATTGCTAATGCTAAAAAGTGTGGCGTTTGCCATATAAACATAATTAAAAATAATACAAATACAGCCGGATGGAAATAGGGATCAACAGCAGTCCAGCCTATAACCGGAGGTGCTGCCCCTGAAAAACTACCTATTGCTGTATTAATTGTATAACGGCGTTTAGACCACATTGTATACAAAACGACATACGTAAACCAGCCTAGAAAACCGAACAGGGCTGCTACAGGTGTCGTTAAAAACAAACAAATAAGACCTAAAAAGGTAAAACCGATTCCTAACATTAAAATATGCTGTAATGACATTGTTCCCGTTACTGTAGGTCGGTTACTCGTCCTTTTCATTTTAAAATCAATATCACGATCATAATAATTATTTAATACGCATCCTCCAGCTATTACTAATGATGTACCTAGCATAACGAGGACGAACGTTTCCCATTGTGCAACAAACGATGTGCCAGAAAAATATAATGCCATCCAAAATCCAGCAAACGTTGTAATTAAATTAGAATTAATAATACCAACTTTAATTAATGATAGAAAGTCTGCCCAATATGTTCGTTCACCATCTTGTTGCGCTTGATCCATAATCGGAGATGCAGTATTGATTGTCCTAGGGTTATTCATCAATAGCCTTCCTCTCTGTTGCTCAATCCAAAAATCCGAACATAAGGATACATCATTGCACCTTACATGTACAAGTCCTAAAAAACGGATAGATATTGTCACTCAAAAACATCAACATTAATTGTACCACTTAATGCCTATCAGTTCTATTTAATCACAGATTTTCATCGAAAATGTGACAAAAAAATGAACATTCATTTATAAATAGGAAATGGATCTTTTTTATGTAGTATTATTGTGAAATGCACAGACAGTTATAACCTTAATGTAGCTTTCCCTCACATCTCTTATTTATTTCTAGCAAACAACGAAAGACAATGCAAGGTTTTTTTCAAATTTACACCAAATGGGCGGAAAATCTTACATAACACTAAATAACTGTTTTTCAACTCATTTATAATTATTTTGCAATGATTGAATCTTTTATATTACTATGAACATGGTTAGTTGCCTGAAATGTTGTGAGGTGGAGAAATGATTCGAATATTAAAATGGCTTTCCATATTATCAACGTTAGGAATGTTAGTTGTGTTGGTTGGTGGAGCCTTAGTTACAAAGACAAACTCAGGTATGGGATGCGGGCGAAGTTGGCCTTTATGTGACGGGAAACTTATACCAAGTAAAATTACAACAGAGCTAGTCATTGAATTAAGTCATAGAATGGTTTCCGGTACTGTCGGTATATTAGTGCTTGCTTTATCGATATTGGCTTGGAAATGTTATGGACACATTCGAGAAACAAAGTTTTTAGCTATTATGTCAATTTTTTTCCTCGTATTACAAGGTTTAATTGGCGCAGCTGCCGTTGTTTGGGGGCAATCGGATTTCGTACTGGCAATGCATTTCGGAATTTCTCTCATATCGTTTGCAGCTGTTTTCTTATTAACCCTTTTAATCTTTGAAATTGATCAAAAATTTGATGCAAAATCTCTGCTTATCAAAAAGAGACTACGTGTTCAGTTCTATGCCTTTTTCGTTTACACATTATGCGTCGTATATACCGGCGCACTTGTAAGGCATGCTAAGGCGAGTCTTGTTTGTAAGAGCTGGCCTTTATGTGACGGGATGACAATGAATGTTTCGACTTTGAGCTTCGAGCAATGGGTTCAAATGGGTCACCGATTAGCTGCGGCTACCCTCTTCATATGGGTTATTTACATATCAATCCAAGTTTGGAAAGAGTACCGCACGAACAAAGTTATGTATATAGGATGGGGAATTGGTCTAGGACTTATGACTCTCCAAGTTACATTAGGTGCCTTAGTAATCGTGACATATTTAAATCTATATATAGCATTGTTACATGCGCTTATCATTTCCTGTTTCTTCGGTTTACTCAGTTACTATATTTTACTCTCCAACCGAAGTGCCAAATACGAAAAAGAAATAAACTAAAAGAATCCCCACAGATATTCTGTGGGGATTCTTTTATTCAAATTCAATTAATAGATCTCCTGCTTTAATAGCAGAACCTTGTTCAACGTATATATTTTTTACTTTTCCATCAAACGGTGCTTGGACTGTCGTTTCCATTTTCATCGATTCGGTAATCATTAAGTGATCACCTTTGCTGACTCTTTCTCCCTTTTCCACGATAACTTGCACAACTGTTCCTGGCATGGTTGCACCGATATGCTTTTCATTTCCTTTATCAGCTTGCGGTCGCTCTTCAATTGCACTCGTAATACTCTCATCTCTTATAATAACTTCTCTTGGTTGACCGTTTAGCTCAAAATAAACAACTCTCGTTCCATCTTTCTGTGGTTCACCGATTGAAACCAATTTAACGATTAACGTTTTCCCT contains these protein-coding regions:
- the ctaD gene encoding cytochrome c oxidase subunit I, translated to MSKATAQKRGFGAVLWDYLTTVDHKKIAILYLIGGGFFFLLGGLEAMLIRIQLIAPDNNFVSAQFYNEILTMHGTTMIFLAAMPLLFALMNAVVPLQIGARDVAFPFVNALGLWLFVFGGILLNCAWFLGGAPDAGWTAYAPLSVLSPGHGVDFYALGLQISGFGTLMAGINFMVTIINMRAPGMTYMRMPLFTWTTFVASVLILFAFPALTIGLFFLTFDRLFGGKFFLSDFGGNEVIWEHIFWIFGHPEVYILILPAFGIFSDILTTFSKKRLFGYSSMVFATVLIAFLGFMVWAHHMFTVGMGPIANSIFAIATMAIAVPTGIKIFNWLLTMWGGSIRMTTAMLWSVAFIPTFTLGGITGVMLASAAADYQYHDSYFVVAHFHYVIVGGVVFGIFAGLHYWWPRMFGRILDEKLGKWTFWLFFIGFHLTFFIQHFLGLMGMPRRYWKFLPDQGLEIGNIISTFGAIFMAIGSILFFYNIIRTHTKGEKITNGDPWDGRTLEWAIPSPTPEYNFKQTPLVRGQDPLWVEKMQGNGKIIPSEPVDDIHMPNGSILPFIISLGLFIAGFGVIYRVDTEIGGYIAIAVGLLITLGAMAARSLVDDVGYHIHKEDLEEEGARD
- the coxB gene encoding cytochrome c oxidase subunit II, which codes for MKGWMGRFRALFLVSGLALLLSGCGKPYLSALQPKGEGSEMIYDLMLLSIGIMVFVFVVVMVIYTIVLVRFRQKKGQEDFIPKQTEGSHLLETLWTVIPIILLLILAVPTVQYTFALSDTTPTTEEGNVDEDALWIEVTGNQYWWHFNYQNLDIQTSQDLYIPTDQRVYLTMKSNDVIHSFWVPSISGKMDTNPGAGDNEMFLHAYQEGIYWGKCAELCGPSHSIMDFKVIAVSPGEFDQWVEDMQNVNVAADEDTLSPTAAEGKELFEENSCIACHAIGSSPSAVGPNVTNFGQRTTIAGVIEYNEENLIEWILNPEKFKPGNRMTNNYPMPSYEEAEKIAEYLMTLKPSDIGPESAEDGVYLKAKDKEEDTTETEDTEETEEETDDTENEEESENNTEE
- the cyoE gene encoding heme o synthase, with product MNNPRTINTASPIMDQAQQDGERTYWADFLSLIKVGIINSNLITTFAGFWMALYFSGTSFVAQWETFVLVMLGTSLVIAGGCVLNNYYDRDIDFKMKRTSNRPTVTGTMSLQHILMLGIGFTFLGLICLFLTTPVAALFGFLGWFTYVVLYTMWSKRRYTINTAIGSFSGAAPPVIGWTAVDPYFHPAVFVLFLIMFIWQTPHFLALAMMKTKEYRDAGIPMLPVVHGFPITKRQIAVYIACLLPLPFYLGSLGMFFLILASLLNVGWLVLSIYGFFMKDDLKWAKWMFIYSLNYLMIFFFAMILVTIPGF
- a CDS encoding COX15/CtaA family protein, coding for MIRILKWLSILSTLGMLVVLVGGALVTKTNSGMGCGRSWPLCDGKLIPSKITTELVIELSHRMVSGTVGILVLALSILAWKCYGHIRETKFLAIMSIFFLVLQGLIGAAAVVWGQSDFVLAMHFGISLISFAAVFLLTLLIFEIDQKFDAKSLLIKKRLRVQFYAFFVYTLCVVYTGALVRHAKASLVCKSWPLCDGMTMNVSTLSFEQWVQMGHRLAAATLFIWVIYISIQVWKEYRTNKVMYIGWGIGLGLMTLQVTLGALVIVTYLNLYIALLHALIISCFFGLLSYYILLSNRSAKYEKEIN